A region of the Bradysia coprophila strain Holo2 unplaced genomic scaffold, BU_Bcop_v1 contig_232, whole genome shotgun sequence genome:
GGTCGATGTATGCGCCGAGGTGCGCTTTGTGAATTCGAATAATGAAACTTTTGGATTACagcgaatgaaaattttgaatcgcAGCGCAAAGTTTTAAGAAACGATGTGGCAATTAAGTTCACTGGACGGATTTATAAAAAGTGGGGTGCACTGGGGTGCACTGGGGTGCATTTATCAAAAGTGTGGTGCACTGATAGGGGACTGGGGTGCACTTTTCCTCCGACTTTGTATGTTAAAAAAGGCTCTGATGTGAGGTGTCGTTGAAGAGCTTAGTTCAACCTCTTTCGTGACAACCTATttcagaaacaaaaacattgaacTAGCACGaatgataaatttttaaatttcataaagATTTTCGGATTTGTGCAGCactttaaaatgcaaattttcttgacatttttcacacaattttcaaaaactcttttgttaTAAATTCCTAACGAAACGGTGAGTTAGATAACGATTAATTTGACCTAGGTCATGATCGATCTACTGTCCGATGTTTCACTTCAAAATTGAGAAGTTTTTCGCGGAGAGATTTCTATTTTGATTGACCGGGAAGTGTACAACACTGATTCTTTTCAAATTCGAATTAATAGTACTGTAAGCCTTTCCGCACATTTTGTGGCTCACCTATCGGAAAATGATTCCATTctataaatgtttgaaaaatcaaGTGGTATTAAGGGAGATGTAAGTAATGCTCTACTCAAAAATAGCTCAGGTGGTATCcttgaaacataaattttacaaaacgttcTTCTAGAAAATGATCTGATGGTCATGAAACACTTTGTGCTTTttggataaaaattaaaattgtgtaATCGATCCACCCTAATAAGCAActggacaaaataaaataaaacgacaggcgaataattttcaataatttattttgttatttaatttgtatctttcattgatttatcttatttaattgtaatatatatataattctGTTCCAATCTTTGATGAAGTTCAATGttaatttatatatataaatagaaaatttacaaGTTTAACTAGTTAAAGGTTCTTTTTCTCTTAAACAAATCAACctaaaaattaacaatttcatagattttatgtgtaaaaaaagggttaaacaaaattgatgtAGTCGTTTaggttaattttcatttattttttaatagagttttttcatttatttttgtaattaattaaattaaagttaAACTCTATGTAGGTTTCACTTAATAGCGCTCTATAATTCATTCGTCTCCGATTTAATTTGCttcgatttttattgtggactcaaataattttttttatcaaaattttgtttcgttttcatttttcagtgagatttttttagtttgaaatttgtaatatttttcagaaaattatcATGATTTCAAATGTCCTCATCAGTATAACTGGTTCGTAAAAATTTGTTCTGCACACGAGAAAAATGCAGCTCCTTGTCGCTGTGATAAATTTGGTCGGTTCTTAAAAACCTCTgctcataaaaaatttaaattatttttttttgtttaaatattaaacattcatttcagagtttcactttttcttttaaatttgattttcgattttttttttatttaacaaaaactttcatcaaattaaaatgttcttcttcttctttaaaaaaagGGGGAGGAATGTTAACTTTGgtatcatttttttgtaattgtccATTCGTAGTGGATATTATAAGAGGTGTTAATAAATATTGAGAGTAAAATTAAGTTAAGAGAAGGTGGaggattaaaacaaaaaaaaatatttttttttattattaaacacATCAGTGCAATATATGCAGGTGCGATGATTTTctctccaaataaatttttttattgcacaaaatgacattttcgtttcaatcgTCGCCTTTTTCTTCTCCTATAAATCatgtaaaaatttcatttgtaaataatttatttaaaaagaaagaaacaagtgaaaagaataaaaaaaacaaattttttacaaagaTTGGAGAATATTGTGTAATTTTGGTACCATTTTTTCCATCTATTTCTCTGGTTACGgttaaatgttttcttttctgtatTATAGATGTAAGAGACGTCTTTCTCAAAAACGTACATTTtggttttatattttcttaatttcatatttacatttaaaaaacatttaattgacattcatcttttttttaagtagtttttttttttgttatctcATATCAACATCTACCATAATGCTGTAGCTGTAGCTGTAGCAAGTCAgtgcaatttttgttttctacattttaataaattttttttttgaaactttcttcttctttgtaATAATCTTCTCTAACAATGATTTAGTaagccattttgttttttgtaaaagtaaaTCAATTTAGGCTCATTGAATAATATGTATGTGTCTGGTGcctgtgtgtgtatataaatgTGCTGCATCAACATTGAACATCTATAAAAATATAATGtgacatttttcattaatttttctttcattttcattttcttttatcttAAAATAGCCTGGTTGTGAAGACatttattttggataaatattttttataaatgttgTGCGGCTGAATTCAAAAACTGTCTTGTTTCGTCTACATCGGAATTGAATGTGATGTTGAACCATTCGGTGGCATGTATTCcttcagtaaatcacgtaGCCTTAGAATTTCTTTGCCGGCTGCAGCCAGATCTCCTTGTAGCGATAGTTCACGTTCACGTAAACGTTTTATGTCGCGCTGACATGTCTGTAGGACAAAATGTTTcgtcaattttcattcattttgttgGAATTGGATGTGGATGGAGGTTTTGGTATTTTAGTTGCGTCGGCTACGCAAGCTTTATCGTAGGTGCAAAATGAGTTGATTTCTTTCCCATATATTAGGTTTCCCcaaaaaatgtacattttatgtgcttttgcacataaaaagtgCATAAAAATGCACATTTAATGTGATTGTGTCAATCTGGGTTTGATTTTTAAACCGAAATTTACCAGTACTGGGGCCTGCTGTATCTTGCTTCATTAGCTTCAGTTCTTTAGAGTCATTTTTTTGAATACTTTCTCACGAATAGGTCGAATGATtggtaaacaaaaataaaacatctCTCCAGCAAActaacttcgttttgacgatgtcaaaataccaccgtATTTCTTTGAGGACAATTTGACAATTGACAATTTGGGTCATGGGGACAATACTGAGAAATAGTATTTGAAATTAGTATGACTGTAAAATGCGAGTACTTCTTCTATAaactagcaaacaaactaactcacgaaaatttaaaatctgatGAAAAATGATATTGTAATCTTATATGAActcattcaatttgaatttgaaattacgaaatttaacaatcttttagaaacgaatagtcatctgttatagacaaaaacgataaaaacaaTCGATAACCGCAGGCTagtgttctcttatatagCGAAATGTATTAGTCAAACTAAATAAGTACAAGATTTGTAATCTAAGGCTAAacgatattttcaacaaaagaagtaacagattcataaatatataaaaacgTTAAGCTACTCACCACATTCTGTCGTAGCAGATCTAACTTATCACATTTTAATCGAGTCACTTCCTGTCTCAGTCCATCAATTTGCATTCCGGCTTCTGAAGACGGCATACCCGCACCAATACTCTGACCATGAGCCCCGATCCCATTGCTGCCATCCAAGCACAATGAACATGCCTTCGTCGTTGCTTCGGCCGATGACATCGATTCCAATCCAGTATCACTGTCTATGTAAGTAGCACCCGCATCTATATTCGGAAACACTTGCGAATAAGTTGAATGTTAAAAGAGAGTCCGTTTCCATGagcaaaattttaaacgaaaacaaaatggaaactcaagaataaaaaacgaaataaaaatggaaaattaaattaccgATGGGATCCAAATCAACGCTGTTCAGACTGGAATCGTCACTCGTTTCAGACATGGTGGCGGCTATTGGTCCAttgttattattgttgttgttgttgttcaaaCTTAGTGGACCGCGAGACGTAATATCGGGTGACGATGCTGCAGAATCATTTTGAGACTTCTTCGAGCTGCtcgatgtttttgaatttgatcGTGCCATCTgaaagtaaattgaacgcacTGGTTACAAACCTGGACTATTGATTGGTTATCACAATTTTGATTGGTTTTCTGAAAGCCAACTTACATTGACATTATTCACATCGACGAGACCCGACTCTTTGTgctttttctttccattttcaagTGTTCCATTCGGATCATTCGGTTGCGATCGGACTCTGGCTATTAGCGCCTTCTTGACTGTGTCAATAAATCGAGAACCAGCCGTACTGCTATCCGATTTGGGTGTATCAGGAGCTGGTGACGTAGCACCACCAACCAAATCAGCACCCAAAAAATCTCGAGTCTTCTCTTTAAGTTCCTCGACCAAATTCATTAGCAGCGAAGATCTGGTGCGCAATtctaattttgcaaatttctcCGCTTTGTAACACGCATTCTCGGCATTTATCAATTTCGTCAATAAGAATTCCTTAAATTCCGGACCTTTTCGGAATACTGAAGGATTTGGTAGAGTGGGTCCAAAAAATGGAACATCATCGCGAGCGGTGACAGATACTTTGTACCTTGTGTTGGGTGAATTTGCGTCGAGTGGCTGAACGACAATGAATGCGTGCAAAAAGTGACTGGCAATCATGTCCGGTGAAAATGGTGTGTTCGATTCTTGAAACACAATAGCCACAATATCGTTGCCAATATGTCGCTTCCTTTGTAATTGCTGTGGATCGCCATCGGTGTACGGTAGCATTGTCGACACATGAAACATGACCTCACGTTCTTTAAATACTTCGTAAATTGCTAGATCACCTGAAAGTGATAGTCGGTATTAGGGACAATTATCACTAAGACTGAATTTCAATACCAACCTGTGTGACCGTTTTGAATATCCAAGCCACCTCTGTAGCCCTTGTGATCCTTCAACTGTATCTTATCACC
Encoded here:
- the LOC119076960 gene encoding rap1 GTPase-activating protein 1 isoform X8, which produces MKYLNGGHRESYSLVARKRYMKKMLRQHVGAWVGNQPNNGAPKSPPIETTSPERLRGTTQDLFELLERVQCSRLDDQRCVLPAYFAQGSREERVPNLHASHEPNNSHQNTTSRNLRHSLSTNSGSTPASPQLNHHLSNGHQYHSQSSVSSHSSSIISTIPASQRVLEDTLSRSGPYPMIVLPNTGYWLDGTDHECAFDSRGNAVLPHGAWRAKFETDDTAKCYRRFFVTREHSNLVGHDDVLGPVLLSIKNENVANQEHVRILLRLKTGTMHEIIPLSCLAPNPSPVKMARLLNDQINVDNFMPVLCPKTSALIASYDEHVLVSTFKFGVLYQRFGQTTEEELFGNNNTSPAFEEFLEVLGDKIQLKDHKGYRGGLDIQNGHTGDLAIYEVFKEREVMFHVSTMLPYTDGDPQQLQRKRHIGNDIVAIVFQESNTPFSPDMIASHFLHAFIVVQPLDANSPNTRYKVSVTARDDVPFFGPTLPNPSVFRKGPEFKEFLLTKLINAENACYKAEKFAKLELRTRSSLLMNLVEELKEKTRDFLGADLVGGATSPAPDTPKSDSSTAGSRFIDTVKKALIARVRSQPNDPNGTLENGKKKHKESGLVDVNNVNMARSNSKTSSSSKKSQNDSAASSPDITSRGPLSLNNNNNNNNNGPIAATMSETSDDSSLNSVDLDPIDAGATYIDSDTGLESMSSAEATTKACSLCLDGSNGIGAHGQSIGAGMPSSEAGMQIDGLRQEVTRLKCDKLDLLRQNVTCQRDIKRLRERELSLQGDLAAAGKEILRLRDLLKEYMPPNGSTSHSIPM
- the LOC119076960 gene encoding rap1 GTPase-activating protein 1 isoform X5; this translates as MKKMLRQHVGAWVGNQPNNGAPKSPPIETTSPERLRGTTQDLFELLERVQCSRLDDQRCVLPAYFAQGSREERVPNLHASHEPNNSHQNTTSRNLRHSLSTNSGSTPASPQLNHHLSNGHQYHSQSSVSSHSSSIISTIPASQRVLEDTLSRSGPYPMIVLPNTGYWLDGTDHECAFDSRGNAVLPHGAWRAKFETDDTAKCYRRFFVTREHSNLVGHDDVLGPVLLSIKNENVANQEHVRILLRLKTGTMHEIIPLSCLAPNPSPVKMARLLNDQINVDNFMPVLCPKTSALIASYDEHVLVSTFKFGVLYQRFGQTTEEELFGNNNTSPAFEEFLEVLGDKIQLKDHKGYRGGLDIQNGHTGDLAIYEVFKEREVMFHVSTMLPYTDGDPQQLQRKRHIGNDIVAIVFQESNTPFSPDMIASHFLHAFIVVQPLDANSPNTRYKVSVTARDDVPFFGPTLPNPSVFRKGPEFKEFLLTKLINAENACYKAEKFAKLELRTRSSLLMNLVEELKEKTRDFLGADLVGGATSPAPDTPKSDSSTAGSRFIDTVKKALIARVRSQPNDPNGTLENGKKKHKESGLVDVNNVNMARSNSKTSSSSKKSQNDSAASSPDITSRGPLSLNNNNNNNNNGPIAATMSETSDDSSLNSVDLDPIVFPNIDAGATYIDSDTGLESMSSAEATTKACSLCLDGSNGIGAHGQSIGAGMPSSEAGMQIDGLRQEVTRLKCDKLDLLRQNVTCQRDIKRLRERELSLQGDLAAAGKEILRLRDLLKEYMPPNGSTSHSIPM
- the LOC119076960 gene encoding rap1 GTPase-activating protein 1 isoform X11 — encoded protein: MMICFNKGSREERVPNLHASHEPNNSHQNTTSRNLRHSLSTNSGSTPASPQLNHHLSNGHQYHSQSSVSSHSSSIISTIPASQRVLEDTLSRSGPYPMIVLPNTGYWLDGTDHECAFDSRGNAVLPHGAWRAKFETDDTAKCYRRFFVTREHSNLVGHDDVLGPVLLSIKNENVANQEHVRILLRLKTGTMHEIIPLSCLAPNPSPVKMARLLNDQINVDNFMPVLCPKTSALIASYDEHVLVSTFKFGVLYQRFGQTTEEELFGNNNTSPAFEEFLEVLGDKIQLKDHKGYRGGLDIQNGHTGDLAIYEVFKEREVMFHVSTMLPYTDGDPQQLQRKRHIGNDIVAIVFQESNTPFSPDMIASHFLHAFIVVQPLDANSPNTRYKVSVTARDDVPFFGPTLPNPSVFRKGPEFKEFLLTKLINAENACYKAEKFAKLELRTRSSLLMNLVEELKEKTRDFLGADLVGGATSPAPDTPKSDSSTAGSRFIDTVKKALIARVRSQPNDPNGTLENGKKKHKESGLVDVNNVNMARSNSKTSSSSKKSQNDSAASSPDITSRGPLSLNNNNNNNNNGPIAATMSETSDDSSLNSVDLDPIVFPNIDAGATYIDSDTGLESMSSAEATTKACSLCLDGSNGIGAHGQSIGAGMPSSEAGMQIDGLRQEVTRLKCDKLDLLRQNVTCQRDIKRLRERELSLQGDLAAAGKEILRLRDLLKEYMPPNGSTSHSIPM
- the LOC119076960 gene encoding rap1 GTPase-activating protein 1 isoform X1 → MSYQQLVTSDDDKWEDDVKTVSRKIKSNSFRNRIKSVIYQSSFNSNGRYAETYHSLPNSPKKCNISFFRFNGRKKGDSEEKLLIQDGQEDEFLELQGRQHVGAWVGNQPNNGAPKSPPIETTSPERLRGTTQDLFELLERVQCSRLDDQRCVLPAYFAQGSREERVPNLHASHEPNNSHQNTTSRNLRHSLSTNSGSTPASPQLNHHLSNGHQYHSQSSVSSHSSSIISTIPASQRVLEDTLSRSGPYPMIVLPNTGYWLDGTDHECAFDSRGNAVLPHGAWRAKFETDDTAKCYRRFFVTREHSNLVGHDDVLGPVLLSIKNENVANQEHVRILLRLKTGTMHEIIPLSCLAPNPSPVKMARLLNDQINVDNFMPVLCPKTSALIASYDEHVLVSTFKFGVLYQRFGQTTEEELFGNNNTSPAFEEFLEVLGDKIQLKDHKGYRGGLDIQNGHTGDLAIYEVFKEREVMFHVSTMLPYTDGDPQQLQRKRHIGNDIVAIVFQESNTPFSPDMIASHFLHAFIVVQPLDANSPNTRYKVSVTARDDVPFFGPTLPNPSVFRKGPEFKEFLLTKLINAENACYKAEKFAKLELRTRSSLLMNLVEELKEKTRDFLGADLVGGATSPAPDTPKSDSSTAGSRFIDTVKKALIARVRSQPNDPNGTLENGKKKHKESGLVDVNNVNMARSNSKTSSSSKKSQNDSAASSPDITSRGPLSLNNNNNNNNNGPIAATMSETSDDSSLNSVDLDPIVFPNIDAGATYIDSDTGLESMSSAEATTKACSLCLDGSNGIGAHGQSIGAGMPSSEAGMQIDGLRQEVTRLKCDKLDLLRQNVTCQRDIKRLRERELSLQGDLAAAGKEILRLRDLLKEYMPPNGSTSHSIPM
- the LOC119076960 gene encoding rap1 GTPase-activating protein 1 isoform X4, which translates into the protein MLKIQMLEQIVTNDSVAEQQKQEEHEQQQLQQQEEQNGRQHVGAWVGNQPNNGAPKSPPIETTSPERLRGTTQDLFELLERVQCSRLDDQRCVLPAYFAQGSREERVPNLHASHEPNNSHQNTTSRNLRHSLSTNSGSTPASPQLNHHLSNGHQYHSQSSVSSHSSSIISTIPASQRVLEDTLSRSGPYPMIVLPNTGYWLDGTDHECAFDSRGNAVLPHGAWRAKFETDDTAKCYRRFFVTREHSNLVGHDDVLGPVLLSIKNENVANQEHVRILLRLKTGTMHEIIPLSCLAPNPSPVKMARLLNDQINVDNFMPVLCPKTSALIASYDEHVLVSTFKFGVLYQRFGQTTEEELFGNNNTSPAFEEFLEVLGDKIQLKDHKGYRGGLDIQNGHTGDLAIYEVFKEREVMFHVSTMLPYTDGDPQQLQRKRHIGNDIVAIVFQESNTPFSPDMIASHFLHAFIVVQPLDANSPNTRYKVSVTARDDVPFFGPTLPNPSVFRKGPEFKEFLLTKLINAENACYKAEKFAKLELRTRSSLLMNLVEELKEKTRDFLGADLVGGATSPAPDTPKSDSSTAGSRFIDTVKKALIARVRSQPNDPNGTLENGKKKHKESGLVDVNNVNMARSNSKTSSSSKKSQNDSAASSPDITSRGPLSLNNNNNNNNNGPIAATMSETSDDSSLNSVDLDPIDAGATYIDSDTGLESMSSAEATTKACSLCLDGSNGIGAHGQSIGAGMPSSEAGMQIDGLRQEVTRLKCDKLDLLRQNVTCQRDIKRLRERELSLQGDLAAAGKEILRLRDLLKEYMPPNGSTSHSIPM
- the LOC119076960 gene encoding rap1 GTPase-activating protein 1 isoform X3, which encodes MLKIQMLEQIVTNDSVAEQQKQEEHEQQQLQQQEEQNGRQHVGAWVGNQPNNGAPKSPPIETTSPERLRGTTQDLFELLERVQCSRLDDQRCVLPAYFAQGSREERVPNLHASHEPNNSHQNTTSRNLRHSLSTNSGSTPASPQLNHHLSNGHQYHSQSSVSSHSSSIISTIPASQRVLEDTLSRSGPYPMIVLPNTGYWLDGTDHECAFDSRGNAVLPHGAWRAKFETDDTAKCYRRFFVTREHSNLVGHDDVLGPVLLSIKNENVANQEHVRILLRLKTGTMHEIIPLSCLAPNPSPVKMARLLNDQINVDNFMPVLCPKTSALIASYDEHVLVSTFKFGVLYQRFGQTTEEELFGNNNTSPAFEEFLEVLGDKIQLKDHKGYRGGLDIQNGHTGDLAIYEVFKEREVMFHVSTMLPYTDGDPQQLQRKRHIGNDIVAIVFQESNTPFSPDMIASHFLHAFIVVQPLDANSPNTRYKVSVTARDDVPFFGPTLPNPSVFRKGPEFKEFLLTKLINAENACYKAEKFAKLELRTRSSLLMNLVEELKEKTRDFLGADLVGGATSPAPDTPKSDSSTAGSRFIDTVKKALIARVRSQPNDPNGTLENGKKKHKESGLVDVNNVNMARSNSKTSSSSKKSQNDSAASSPDITSRGPLSLNNNNNNNNNGPIAATMSETSDDSSLNSVDLDPIVFPNIDAGATYIDSDTGLESMSSAEATTKACSLCLDGSNGIGAHGQSIGAGMPSSEAGMQIDGLRQEVTRLKCDKLDLLRQNVTCQRDIKRLRERELSLQGDLAAAGKEILRLRDLLKEYMPPNGSTSHSIPM
- the LOC119076960 gene encoding rap1 GTPase-activating protein 1 isoform X7; amino-acid sequence: MKYLNGGHRESYSLVARKRRQHVGAWVGNQPNNGAPKSPPIETTSPERLRGTTQDLFELLERVQCSRLDDQRCVLPAYFAQGSREERVPNLHASHEPNNSHQNTTSRNLRHSLSTNSGSTPASPQLNHHLSNGHQYHSQSSVSSHSSSIISTIPASQRVLEDTLSRSGPYPMIVLPNTGYWLDGTDHECAFDSRGNAVLPHGAWRAKFETDDTAKCYRRFFVTREHSNLVGHDDVLGPVLLSIKNENVANQEHVRILLRLKTGTMHEIIPLSCLAPNPSPVKMARLLNDQINVDNFMPVLCPKTSALIASYDEHVLVSTFKFGVLYQRFGQTTEEELFGNNNTSPAFEEFLEVLGDKIQLKDHKGYRGGLDIQNGHTGDLAIYEVFKEREVMFHVSTMLPYTDGDPQQLQRKRHIGNDIVAIVFQESNTPFSPDMIASHFLHAFIVVQPLDANSPNTRYKVSVTARDDVPFFGPTLPNPSVFRKGPEFKEFLLTKLINAENACYKAEKFAKLELRTRSSLLMNLVEELKEKTRDFLGADLVGGATSPAPDTPKSDSSTAGSRFIDTVKKALIARVRSQPNDPNGTLENGKKKHKESGLVDVNNVNMARSNSKTSSSSKKSQNDSAASSPDITSRGPLSLNNNNNNNNNGPIAATMSETSDDSSLNSVDLDPIDAGATYIDSDTGLESMSSAEATTKACSLCLDGSNGIGAHGQSIGAGMPSSEAGMQIDGLRQEVTRLKCDKLDLLRQNVTCQRDIKRLRERELSLQGDLAAAGKEILRLRDLLKEYMPPNGSTSHSIPM
- the LOC119076960 gene encoding rap1 GTPase-activating protein 1 isoform X6 — encoded protein: MKYLNGGHRESYSLVARKRRQHVGAWVGNQPNNGAPKSPPIETTSPERLRGTTQDLFELLERVQCSRLDDQRCVLPAYFAQGSREERVPNLHASHEPNNSHQNTTSRNLRHSLSTNSGSTPASPQLNHHLSNGHQYHSQSSVSSHSSSIISTIPASQRVLEDTLSRSGPYPMIVLPNTGYWLDGTDHECAFDSRGNAVLPHGAWRAKFETDDTAKCYRRFFVTREHSNLVGHDDVLGPVLLSIKNENVANQEHVRILLRLKTGTMHEIIPLSCLAPNPSPVKMARLLNDQINVDNFMPVLCPKTSALIASYDEHVLVSTFKFGVLYQRFGQTTEEELFGNNNTSPAFEEFLEVLGDKIQLKDHKGYRGGLDIQNGHTGDLAIYEVFKEREVMFHVSTMLPYTDGDPQQLQRKRHIGNDIVAIVFQESNTPFSPDMIASHFLHAFIVVQPLDANSPNTRYKVSVTARDDVPFFGPTLPNPSVFRKGPEFKEFLLTKLINAENACYKAEKFAKLELRTRSSLLMNLVEELKEKTRDFLGADLVGGATSPAPDTPKSDSSTAGSRFIDTVKKALIARVRSQPNDPNGTLENGKKKHKESGLVDVNNVNMARSNSKTSSSSKKSQNDSAASSPDITSRGPLSLNNNNNNNNNGPIAATMSETSDDSSLNSVDLDPIVFPNIDAGATYIDSDTGLESMSSAEATTKACSLCLDGSNGIGAHGQSIGAGMPSSEAGMQIDGLRQEVTRLKCDKLDLLRQNVTCQRDIKRLRERELSLQGDLAAAGKEILRLRDLLKEYMPPNGSTSHSIPM
- the LOC119076960 gene encoding rap1 GTPase-activating protein 1 isoform X2; translation: MSYQQLVTSDDDKWEDDVKTVSRKIKSNSFRNRIKSVIYQSSFNSNGRYAETYHSLPNSPKKCNISFFRFNGRKKGDSEEKLLIQDGQEDEFLELQGRQHVGAWVGNQPNNGAPKSPPIETTSPERLRGTTQDLFELLERVQCSRLDDQRCVLPAYFAQGSREERVPNLHASHEPNNSHQNTTSRNLRHSLSTNSGSTPASPQLNHHLSNGHQYHSQSSVSSHSSSIISTIPASQRVLEDTLSRSGPYPMIVLPNTGYWLDGTDHECAFDSRGNAVLPHGAWRAKFETDDTAKCYRRFFVTREHSNLVGHDDVLGPVLLSIKNENVANQEHVRILLRLKTGTMHEIIPLSCLAPNPSPVKMARLLNDQINVDNFMPVLCPKTSALIASYDEHVLVSTFKFGVLYQRFGQTTEEELFGNNNTSPAFEEFLEVLGDKIQLKDHKGYRGGLDIQNGHTGDLAIYEVFKEREVMFHVSTMLPYTDGDPQQLQRKRHIGNDIVAIVFQESNTPFSPDMIASHFLHAFIVVQPLDANSPNTRYKVSVTARDDVPFFGPTLPNPSVFRKGPEFKEFLLTKLINAENACYKAEKFAKLELRTRSSLLMNLVEELKEKTRDFLGADLVGGATSPAPDTPKSDSSTAGSRFIDTVKKALIARVRSQPNDPNGTLENGKKKHKESGLVDVNNVNMARSNSKTSSSSKKSQNDSAASSPDITSRGPLSLNNNNNNNNNGPIAATMSETSDDSSLNSVDLDPIDAGATYIDSDTGLESMSSAEATTKACSLCLDGSNGIGAHGQSIGAGMPSSEAGMQIDGLRQEVTRLKCDKLDLLRQNVTCQRDIKRLRERELSLQGDLAAAGKEILRLRDLLKEYMPPNGSTSHSIPM
- the LOC119076960 gene encoding rap1 GTPase-activating protein 1 isoform X10 codes for the protein MGVLRWRDLPGARSSMGSAVVHREGSREERVPNLHASHEPNNSHQNTTSRNLRHSLSTNSGSTPASPQLNHHLSNGHQYHSQSSVSSHSSSIISTIPASQRVLEDTLSRSGPYPMIVLPNTGYWLDGTDHECAFDSRGNAVLPHGAWRAKFETDDTAKCYRRFFVTREHSNLVGHDDVLGPVLLSIKNENVANQEHVRILLRLKTGTMHEIIPLSCLAPNPSPVKMARLLNDQINVDNFMPVLCPKTSALIASYDEHVLVSTFKFGVLYQRFGQTTEEELFGNNNTSPAFEEFLEVLGDKIQLKDHKGYRGGLDIQNGHTGDLAIYEVFKEREVMFHVSTMLPYTDGDPQQLQRKRHIGNDIVAIVFQESNTPFSPDMIASHFLHAFIVVQPLDANSPNTRYKVSVTARDDVPFFGPTLPNPSVFRKGPEFKEFLLTKLINAENACYKAEKFAKLELRTRSSLLMNLVEELKEKTRDFLGADLVGGATSPAPDTPKSDSSTAGSRFIDTVKKALIARVRSQPNDPNGTLENGKKKHKESGLVDVNNVNMARSNSKTSSSSKKSQNDSAASSPDITSRGPLSLNNNNNNNNNGPIAATMSETSDDSSLNSVDLDPIDAGATYIDSDTGLESMSSAEATTKACSLCLDGSNGIGAHGQSIGAGMPSSEAGMQIDGLRQEVTRLKCDKLDLLRQNVTCQRDIKRLRERELSLQGDLAAAGKEILRLRDLLKEYMPPNGSTSHSIPM
- the LOC119076960 gene encoding rap1 GTPase-activating protein 1 isoform X9 translates to MGVLRWRDLPGARSSMGSAVVHREGSREERVPNLHASHEPNNSHQNTTSRNLRHSLSTNSGSTPASPQLNHHLSNGHQYHSQSSVSSHSSSIISTIPASQRVLEDTLSRSGPYPMIVLPNTGYWLDGTDHECAFDSRGNAVLPHGAWRAKFETDDTAKCYRRFFVTREHSNLVGHDDVLGPVLLSIKNENVANQEHVRILLRLKTGTMHEIIPLSCLAPNPSPVKMARLLNDQINVDNFMPVLCPKTSALIASYDEHVLVSTFKFGVLYQRFGQTTEEELFGNNNTSPAFEEFLEVLGDKIQLKDHKGYRGGLDIQNGHTGDLAIYEVFKEREVMFHVSTMLPYTDGDPQQLQRKRHIGNDIVAIVFQESNTPFSPDMIASHFLHAFIVVQPLDANSPNTRYKVSVTARDDVPFFGPTLPNPSVFRKGPEFKEFLLTKLINAENACYKAEKFAKLELRTRSSLLMNLVEELKEKTRDFLGADLVGGATSPAPDTPKSDSSTAGSRFIDTVKKALIARVRSQPNDPNGTLENGKKKHKESGLVDVNNVNMARSNSKTSSSSKKSQNDSAASSPDITSRGPLSLNNNNNNNNNGPIAATMSETSDDSSLNSVDLDPIVFPNIDAGATYIDSDTGLESMSSAEATTKACSLCLDGSNGIGAHGQSIGAGMPSSEAGMQIDGLRQEVTRLKCDKLDLLRQNVTCQRDIKRLRERELSLQGDLAAAGKEILRLRDLLKEYMPPNGSTSHSIPM